From Pan troglodytes isolate AG18354 chromosome 1, NHGRI_mPanTro3-v2.0_pri, whole genome shotgun sequence:
TAagacggctgggcgcggtggctcacacctgtaatctcagcactttgggaggccaaggcgggtggatcatgaggtcaagagttcaagaccagcctggccaagctggtgaaaccccgtctctactaaaaatacaaaaattaggccatgcatggtggctcatgcctgtaatcccagcactttgggagggcaaggtgggcagatcacaaggtcaggagttcgcgaccagcctggccaacatggtgaaaccccgtctctactaaaaatgcaaaaattagctgggtgtggtggcaggtgcctgtaatcgcagctacttgggaggatgaggcagagaattgcttgaatccaggaggcggagtttgtggtgagccgagatcgcgccactgccctccagcctgggcgacagagtgagactccgtctcaaaaaattaaaaaataaatactggctAAGACAAGTAGCAATGTCTGTCACACCTCCTGAGAGACTACTGAACTCTAGTTATATGCTAGTGTTACCTGGGGAGACTtgggcctgatttttttttttttttctttgagatggagtcttcctctatcacccaggctggagtgcagtggcacaatctcagctcactgcaacctccgcctcccgagttcaagcaattctcctgccacagcctctccagtagctgggattacaggcactcatcaccacgcccaactaatttttgtatttttagtagagatggggtttcaccatgttggccaggctggtcttgaactcctgaccttaggtgatccacccacctcggcctcccaaagttctgggattacaggcgttagctaccacgcctggccaaactATGATCTTATATGTGAAAATGATTGAGTATGTAAAAATGATTGATTATGGTGTTGTGATGGGAGATGCTGTGCTGTCGGCACAGTAGTAGggcataggccgggcgcggtggctcacgcctgtaatcccagcactttgggaggccgaggcgggaggatcacttgaggtcaggagtttgaaaccagcctggccaacatggtgaaacgccatctctactgacaatacaaaaatttctggcggcgtgcgcctgtaatcccagctactcaggtggctgaggcaggagaatcgcctcaacccgcgaggcagaggttgcagtgagccgagattgcgcttatggactccagcctgggcgacagagcaagactccatctcaaaaaaaaaaaaaaaaaagaatatggcatAAACAGACCTTAGAGATTAAAGGCTAAAGATTAGCCTCAAGTTAGGAGAAGAGAACATGGTGCCCCAATAGTTCCAGAAATTTCTATCAGCAGAGTTGAGAGCTTCCCAAAGCACAAATTATATATAGggcctaaaaaggaaaaaaagaaaaacactgcttTACCAGGCTAAGGAATAAAGGAGTTGAGTAATTAAGAGGGGCAATGGAGATAAGAACAAATAGTTTTTCAACTAGAAGATAGGGGAAGGCAACATGAGATATTAAGTATGTCCAATTTCAGGCTCCCAAAGCCTGGAGAACAAAGCTATTGAGTACATCTTAGTTCCTACACTGGGGCCTAATTTTTTTCccgttttgaaaaaaaaaatgatgtaaatGAATTCTCTGAAACAAAGACATATTTTGAGGAGGAAATGTGCTCCCAATTTGCGGAAGCTtcaaaggattctttttttttttttttttttttgagacagagtcttgctctgtcaccctggctggagtgtagtggcacaatctcggctcactgcaagctccacctcccgggttcatgccattctcctccttcagcctttcgagtagctgggactataggcgcccgccaccacaccccaccacacccggctaattttttgtatttttagtggagatggggtttcactgtgttagccaggatggtctcgatctcctgacctcgtgatcctcctgcctcagcctcccaaagtgctgggattacaggcgtgagccaccgtgcctggccaggattctTATATATGATTGAGTATGTAAAAATGATCGATTATGGTGTTGTGATGGGAGGTGCTGTGCTGGCGGCACAGTATGAGAGAGTAGggcatgggccgggcgcggtggtatatataaatatatatcttttttttttttaatttttacaaaaggtAGGCTATGTTTATTAGAGTCACAAGCAGTTCACTGTCTCAGTGTGACTCAAGACCACAAAAAACCCATTTCTCCCTCACTTCATTCTGAGTCCTGGGGTTGAGATCTAGACTGGCAGGTGAACTGCTTGGGGCCCATTCACAGGTTTACAAGTTTCTCATTGAGGGCAATCTATGACTGTGTGAGATTGGCCAGGTAGGTCACCATCAGCAGGTCCTTGATGTTGCTGTTGAGCATGCTCTCGAAATCACTGGTAACTATTTTGGATACTTGCTTAACCAGGCTTGTTAAGAAGTGGTCCACAGTATTGTCAGCTGACATCTTTCCAGACAGTACATCCTCTGCATATTGCAACACTGTGCCTAGGACATCCTGGATGCAAGCTGATGCCCCTCCTACTTGCTGCAAGTCACTTGAGAGTCGGATCCCTTAGCTGGGGTTAAAACAGGTCTTCATAATCAGGTCAACTCCAAGGCATTCAGTGTCATAGTATGCATACATCACTGTCAGAGGTGTGAACATCACTCCCATGGTCCTCCCAGGGACACCCATTAAAGTACTGACATAGGGTTTGATGCTCATGCAGTGGTTCTGGAGACTTCTGACCACAGTGAGGCGGATGGGGTTGGGGGCCATCAGGCTGTAGTACTTATGAATCAGCACAGAGTGTTCTGTGATGTCATGGCCTGTAGCCTACCAGCCCAGGATGAGCTCATTTTTTATGCAGTTCATACATGTTCTTAGCAAATTGCATGTCAACAGCCACTTCATCTTCTGACTCATTGTGCGGCACTGAAAACTAATTGGTGACCTCCACTGAGTGTTTGTCGACAATTCCCAACGAGGTCCCAATAACTCGGGCACCTCCCTCATTGCGTCACTCTTAGCTGTCCACTATGGAGGCCAAAATGACAGGGTGCAGCCTGAGCACACAGCCCCCGGGAAAGGGTCCTGGGATGGCAGGACCAGACAGAGCAGGCACTGGGGTCTGCGCTGGAGCTTGCGCTGAGGCTGGGTTCTGGCCCGGAGCTGCAGTCATAGCCACAGTCATAGCTGCTGTTGCTGTAGGGTCTGAAGATAAGGCTGGAGTTGTGGCCAGAGCTGGAGCTGTAGCCAGTGCTGGCGCTGGGGCTGGGACCGAGGCTAAGACTGCCATTAGGGCTGGGGCCGGCATAGCTGGAGGAACACTTGCTGGTACTGCCAGGGTGGCCATCTTGTCAAGAGAGAAGctatatattaattattattattttctgagatggagtttcgcttttgttgcccaagctggagtgcaatggtgcgatctcagctcaccgcaacctctgcctcccaggttcaagcgattctcctacctcagcctcctgagtagctgggattacaggcgcccaccaccaggcctggctaattttttttgtatttttagttgagacagggtttctccatgttggccaggctggtcttgaactcctgacctcaggtgatcctcctacctcagcctcccacagtgctgggatttacaggctgAGTGACTGTgcccgcccttttttttttttttttttttttaaacagagtcttgctctgtcacccaggctggagtgcaatggcgcgatctcggctcactgcaacctccgcctgcaaggttcaagcgattctcctgcctcaacctcactagtagctgggattacaggtatgcgccaacacgtctggctgatttttatatttttagtagagacagggtttgccatgttggccaggctggtcttgaactcctgacctcatgatctgcccaccttggcctcccaaagtgctgggattacaggcgtgagccactgcacccggccaacaatttttttttttttttttgaggttcaGGACTGTGGCCAAGATATTTATCTTAAGAATAAGAGACATTCTTAGGGAGTGTGGACAAACCCAGAGGTTCCTATGACTGACTAATACTAAGGACCAGGAGACCTAAGTGAATTAAAATTCCCTGAGGACAGGCCCTCCCAAGAGATCATGCTGACTCCTTGCCTCCTTGCTGCACAGGGTGAGAACACTGGTTCTCTAGGGCAGTCCATAGGAGTCTAGAAGGTGGTCTGCCTGCTGATCTTGTATAATATGATGTCTATCTGATGATATGTTACACTCTGTTATGTTATCTTCTTAGTCATCAAGGCCTATAGACCCTGCTCCACAGTGTCTCTAAATGTATCTTTTCCATTTCTACTGCCATCACCCAACTACATGtcaccattatttctttttttccttttttttttttttaatagagatggggcctttctatgttgcctaggttggtcttgaactcctgggctcaagcaatcctctcacctcggcctctccaagtgctgggattacagatgtgagccaccacacccagccctaacaTTATTTCGTGACTATCATACTGCAGTAGCctcaacatttatttctttgcctCTAATTCTCTCTCCCTTAATCCATTCTAAAGCCCACCATTAGAGTAATGAAACTAAATTAGACCGTGCATCATGGTATTCTAGGGCTTAGTGGTTCCCAATTGCTTAGAAAAGTTCAAAACTCTTTGACTTTCAAAGCCTCAATTGTAtgtccccatctttttttttttttttgagacggagtctcactctgtccccaggctggagtgcagtggcgcgatctcagctcactgcaacctctgcctgctgggttcaagcgattctcctgcctcagtctcccgagtagctgggactacaggcgcgcaccaccatgcccagctaatttttgtatttttagtagagatggggtttcaccatgttggccaggatggtctcgatctcctgacctcatgatccgcccgcctcagcctcccaaactgctgggattacaaacatgagccaccgtacccagcctggccaccatctCACTTTTCTATATATCCCATGTTGGTAAACATTCAGGTTCATCCATTCAACAGTGGAGTGTCTGCCACGGGTCAGGCATGGCTGGGGTTACGAAGAGAAGTACATTAAGTGCTCTCATCAAGTGGACAACCAGAGAGAGTAACAAAATTGAAGAGTAGCCAGTATAGAAGAAGGAAAATCAGGAGTGTGTGGTACCCTAAAAAGCACAGGAAGAAAGTGTTTCCGCACAAGAATGATCAACCAAGTCAAATACTGCTGAGAAGTATAAGGAGGCCTGCAAATTGACCACTGAGACATGGCAATGTAGAGGTCATAGATAACCTTGACAAGTTTCAGTGGTGAGAATCAAAGCTTCATAGGAGTGGGTTCAAGACAGAAAAGGAGGTGAAGAGGTTGCTATACAAAGGAAcatcaggctgggcacaatggctcacgcctttaatcccattttgggaggccgagacaggaggatggcttgactccaggagtttatactagcctgggcaacactgaggccccatctctgccaaaaataaattttaaaaaattagctggacgtgatggtacatgcctgtagtcctagctacttgggaggctgaggtgctcaGATGTTTAgtgctacagtgagccatgattgcaccactgtacttcagccttgacagagcaaaaccctggctctgctgggcgtggtggctcatgcctgtaatcccagcactttgggaggctgaagcgggtggattatgaggtcaggagttcaagaccagcctggccaacatggtgaaaccccaactctactaaaaatacaaaaattaggccgggcgtggtggctcacgcctgtaatcccagcactttgggaggccgaggcgggcggatcacgaggtcaggagattgagaccatcttggctaacacggtgaaaccctgtctctactaaaaatacaaaaaattagccaggtgcctgtagtcccagctactcgggaggctgaggcagaagaatggcgtgaacccgggaggtggagcttgcagtgagctgagatagcgccacggcagtccggcctgggtgaaagagcaagactctgtctcaaaaaaaaaaaaaaaaaaacaaaaattagctgggtgtaatggcaggaggctgaggccgaattgcttgaacctgggaggtggaagttgcagtgagccaagaccgcgccattgcactccaacctggacagcagagcaaggctccatctcaaaaaaaaaaaaggccgggcgcagcagctcacatctgtaatcccagcactttgggaggctgaggcaggtggatcacaaggtcaggagtttgagaccggcctggctaacatagtgaaaccctgtctctactaaaaatacaaaaattagccgggcatggtggtgcacacctgtagtcccagctacttgggaggctgaggcaggagaaacgcttgaacccaggaggtggacgttgtggtgagccgagattgtgccactgcactccagcctgggcaacagagcaagactccatctcaaaaaaaaataataagtaaaataaaataaaataaaataaaatgtatttgtaactgggtgtggtggctcatgcttataatcccagctattcaagaggctcaggtgggaggatcccttgaggacaggagttgtagaccatcctggataacatagcaagactttgttactttgtttcttttctttttttttttttttgagacagagtctcgttctgttgcccaggctggagtgcagtggcacgatctcggctcactgaaagctctgccccccggattcatgccattctcctgcatcagcctcccgagtagctgggactataggcacccgccaccatgccccgctaatttttcgtattcttttttagtagagacggggtttcaccgtgttggccaggatggtcttgatctcctgacctcgtgatctgcccgcctcagcctcccaaagtgctgggattacaggcgtgagccaccatgcccgaccaagaCTTGTTTCCTAATAAatagggccaggtgcaatggctcatgcctataatcctagcactttgggaggccaaggagggcagatggcttgaggccaggagttcgagattggcctggacaacatggtgaaaccccatctctacaaaaaaacacaaaaattagccaggcatggtggtgctggcctgtagtcccagctacttgggaagctgaggtaggagtatcactttagctcaggaggtcaaggttgcagtgagccgagactgcaccactgcactccagcctgagcaacatggtgatacccgtctcaaaaaataataataataaataatgaataaaatgcaatttattttaaagtgaaactTGCATTTCCTTTTTTAGCCTCTGTACAAGGAAAAATCATTGCTCCTCCTATTTCCTCAATCTCTTTCCACTTTACCACCtgataaaattttactttataaagcATGAGAGCAAAGCTACCTCCTCCATAACACTTTCCTCTAGCTCTCTCAGCCCAAAGTGAATTTCCCAACCTCTTAACTCCAAAATGAAGTTGTTAATGCCTTGTGTAGAGCATACATTCCATCTCACATTATGGTTAGTTGCTGTACAAGATTAGACATTCCTTAAATAGAGAAACTATTTCTTATTCACTACAACCACAAAATGCTCTATCCTCGCCACTCATACTATAAACCCCTATGGTTCTAGGTCCTGCCCAAAACATAAATGGGTGGTATGGACGCCGTATCACCTTACTAAACTGTGACATTTTGGGGATTAGGAACTTTTGGCGAAGAGGgagactcatgcctataattccaacactttatttatttatttatttatttttgagatggcgttttgctcttgttgtccaggctggagtgcaatggcgcactctcagctcaccgcaacctccgcctcccaggttcgagcgattctcccgcctcagccttccaagtagctgggattacaggcatgtgccaccacggcccggctaattttgtatttttagtagagatggagtttctccatgttggttgggctggtctcaaactcctgacctcagatgattcgcctgccttggcctcccaaagtgctgggattgcaggtgtgagccaccgcgccaggcctcattattattattattttttgagaccgagtcttgctctgttgcccaggctggagtgcagtggcactatcttggctcaccgcaacctccatctcttgggttcaagcagttctcctgtctcagcctccagagtagctgggattacagaggcgcaccaccacacccatctaatttttgtgtttttagtagagacagggtttcgccatgtttcccaggctggtctcaaactcctgggctcaagcgatccacccacctcagcctcccaaagtgctgggattactggcatgaggcACAGAGCCcggtctgtaatcccaacactttgggaggccaaggtaggaggatcacctgagtccaggagttcaagaccggcctaggCAAaatagtgataccccatctctacaagaaataaaaaaattagccaagtatagGGGCATGCACCTGTGTTCCTCTCTACTCGCGAGGCTGTGGTGgggggatcacttcagcccaggaagttgaggcagcaaTGAGcactgatggtgccactgcactccagcctgggtgacagggcaagacctcatctcaaaaaaataaataaaaagtgagcTTGCTCACCTTTCCTATGTCTCTCAGCACCTTGCTTTTgaattttagctattatttttacaGATCTTTTAACAAAAAGGCTGCTTTAATTAACGTTAACTAACATACATGGCATATAAGAAGATCCTTGTTCTCAAGGGCTTTACAAACCTCTAGAGTCAAATGTGCCTTATtatcagtataaaaataaatggtgtcagctgggtgcagtgactcatgcctgtaatcccagcactttaagaggctgaggcaggtggatcacctgaggccaggagtttgagaccagcctggccaacatggtgaaaccacattgtcaggcctctgagcccaagccaagccatcgcatcccctatgacttgcatgtatacatccagatggcctgaagtaactgaagatcaacaaaagaagtaaaaatagccttaactgatgacattccaccattgtgatttgtttctgccccacccgaactgatcaatgtactttgtaatctcccccacccttaagaaggttctttgtaattctccccacccttgagaatgtactttgtgagatccacccctgcccgcaaaacattgctctcAACTTCACCACCTGtcccaaaacctgtaagaactaatgataatccatcaccctttgctgactctcttttcggactcagcccgcctgcacccaggtgaaataaacagccatgttgctcacacaaagcctgtttggtggtgtcttcacacagacgcgcatgaaacacatctctactaaaaatacaagaatcagctgggcgaggtggcgcacagctgtaatcccagcactttgggaggctgagacaggcgggtcacttgaggccatgagttcgagaccagcctggccaacatcgtgaaaaccccatctctaccaaaaatacaaaaactagccagatgtggtggcgcacacctgtaatcccagctactcgggaggctgaggtaccgAATCGTCTCAACGTGGGaagtggagcttgtagtgagccgagatcgccccactgcactccagcctgggcaacagagctagactctgtctcaaaacaaacaaaaaatggtgtCAAGACTCTCAGACGAGATGCTAATGGATTAAGGCCTATATGTAAATAGCACCAAAGACTATGGAACAGAGATGGGAGAAGCAAGCAGGGAGGCAGGAATAGTTTAGCTGTGGCAGTTTTAGTTTAGTCCACTTACATAAATGGTTCTTTAGGGTAGCACATGGAGCATCCTCATTTCCAAACATTGGACTGAGAGTAGAGAGCTGTGCAAAATAACCACAAGTCCCCAACTATGCCCTCTTAATTATCCCTATCATCTAAGACTGTTGTTCCCATCCATCACTGAACTTCCCCGTCTTCTTCCTTCAACCCCTGTGTTAGTCAATGGTTGAAATTTTGATTTGGTAAAAAACCTCTGGCGAAAACCAGCAAAAAGGGCTCGCAAATCAGGTCTCAGGGAAGCACAGAGGTAGCCACGAGAAGGCCCGAGGTGCTCATGGAAAGAGCTCGAGCCCAGGAGGAGCTCGAGCCTGGGAGGACCCCAGGCGCTCGGAGCCGCCGTTACGTAACCGGCACTCAGAGCCTCCGAAGACCGGAAGGCCCCGCTcaggccccggccccggccccgccccggcccggcCGGGCAGCCGGTAGGTGCCGTGCGCAACCCTCCGGAAGCTGCCGCCCCTTTCCCCTTTTATgggaatagtttttttaaaaaaataagagttcGCTGGCGCCACCCCGTAGGACTGGCCGCCCTAAAACCGTGATAAAGGAGCTGCTCGCCACTTCTCACTTCCGCTTCCTTCCAGTAAGGAGTCGGGGTCTTCCCCAGTTTTCTCAGCCAGGCGGCGGCGGCGACTGGCAATGTTTGGCCTCAAAAGAAACGCGGTAATCGGACTCAACCTCTACTGTGGGGGGGCCGGCTTGGGGGCCGGCAGCGGCGGCGCCACCCCTCCGGGAGGGCGACTTTTGGCTACGGAGAAGGAGGCCTCGGCCCGGCGAGAGATAGGGGGAGGGGAGGCCGGCGCGGTGATTGGCGGAAGCGCTGGCGCAAGCCCCCCGTCCACCCTCACGCCAGACTCCCGGAGGGTCGCGCGGCCGCCGCCCATTGGCGCCGAGGTCCCCGACGTCACCGCGACCCCCGCGAGGCTGCTTTTCTTCGCGCCCACCCGCCGCGCGGCGCCGCTTGAGGAGATGGAAGCCCCGGCCGCCGACGCCATCATGTCGCCCGAAGAGGAGCTGGACGGGTACGAGCCGGAGCCTCTCGGGAAGCGGCCGGCTGTCCTGCCTCTGCTGGAGTTGGTCGGGGAATCTGGTAATAACACCAGTACGGACGGGTCACTACCCTCGACGCCGCCGccagcagaggaggaggaggacgagttGTACCGGCAGTCCCTGGAGATTATCTCTCGGTACCTTCGGGAGCAGGCCACCGGCGCCAAGGACACAAAGCCAATGGGCAGGTCTGGGGCCACCAGCAGGAAGGCGCTGGAGACCTTACGACGGGTTGGGGATGGCGTGCAGCGCAACCATGAGACGGCCTTCCAAGGTAAGGGGGTTCATTAATCGCCAAGGCCTCACTCCCTTTTTTCCATCTCTCCCCGGACTCACCCGCCAAGGGTGGGTTGGAAACCGAAACGAGTCAGTGTTGAAACGTGTCTCATCCTATTCTTGAAGCCAGAATATTCTGGCCATGAGTCATTGTTTCCGCCCATCTTGATTCTTTTGGAAATGGCAGCTCTTGTTCAAAGACCGGAAAGGGTGGGATGTCAATTTCAAGTGGGGTCAACCTGAGTTCTGTAAATCCCAGTAGCGACTTTCCCGCCGCGGGTGGGCAGGCGAATCTTGCGCCGGTTTAGACAAAGGAGGCCGTGAGGACCTGCATGCTTTTCTTCCTCAGGCATGCTTCGGAAACTGGACATCAAAAACGAAGACGATGTGAAATCGTTGTCTCGAGTGATGATCCATGTTTTCAGCGACGGCGTAACAAACTGGGGCAGGATTGTGACTCTCATTTCTTTTGGTGCCTTTGTGGCTAAACACTTGAAGACCATAAACCAAGAAAGCTGCATCGAACCATTAGCAGAAAGTATCACAGACGTTCTCGTAAGGACAAAACGGGACTGGCTAGTTAAACAAAGAGGCTGGGTAAGTTTGCCTTAAGGATGAAAGGGGCCTTGGAGTGGAAGTAgaatgaaggatttttttttagagaggtgGGGATATCTAAAGGTTTTTATGACGCACGGCTGTTTGCAGGCTCTAACTAAAGGACCATTGTTTATTTGATGTTGATTTAAGTAGTGGATCCTTAGAGATAGTGGTATGGCGGTCTTGAATTGTATCAAAAATCTTGGTTTTCTCTAGGCTATTTTTTGTTCCAATTCAGTTGAATACTCTTCAGTGGATTCAAAGCATGAAAAAATAAGTCACCGGGGGAGGATAGCTGAATTAATTCCTAAGGCGCTCCCTGTTTTAATAGAGAAGATATGGGGTGGAGCCTGCGTTTTAAACAGAAACCCAGATCTGATGCAGGATGTATTTAACTACGTTGAGAAAAACTGATCTGCGCAGTTGAGGTGTTACTGAAATATTAGGTGGTGGAGATTTGAGAATAAGGGTTTTCGTCTTTTACCTCATGGGAACTCTGGAAGTCCCTTTGTTAGGATAAATCCTAATAAGACCAAGATAGTACCGTAAAATGAAGTTTAACTATCATGGGTGCCCGCTTAAGAAACTGaagaacttattttctttttttgccccgGGGTGAATAATAATTGGTTTACTATTGCTTTAGGGGGAAAccttagatattttaatttaccTTCTCTCTGGTAGTAGTGTTGTTAAGAGAGCAGAAACCCATACTTGaaaatgtgcttttcttttttgttttctaggaTGGGTTTGTGGAGTTCTTCCATGTAGAGGACCTAGAAGGTGGCATCAGGAATGTGCTGCTGGCTTTTGCAGGTGTTGCTGGAGTAGGAGCTGGTTTGGCATATCTAATAAGATAGCCTTACTGTAAGTGCAATAGTTGACTTTTaaccaaccaccaccaccaccaaaaccaGTTTGTGCAGTTGGACTCCAAGCTGTAACTTCCTAGAGTTGCACCCTAGCAACCTAGCCAGAAAAGCAAGTGGCAAGAGGATTATGGCTAACAAGAATAAATACATGGGAAGAGTGCTCCCCATTGATTGAAGAGTCACTGTCTGAAAGAAGCAAAGTTCAGTTTCAGCAACAAACAAACTTTGTTTGGGAAGCTATGGAAGAGGACTTTTAGATTTAGTGAAGATGGTAGGGTGGAAAGACTTAATTTCCTTATTGAGAACAGGAAAGTGGCCAGTAGCCAGGCAAGTCATAGAATTGATTACCCGCCGAATTCATTAATTTACTGTAGTGTTAAGAGAAGCACTAACAATGCCAGTGACCTGTGTAAAAGCTACAAGTAATAGAACTATGACTGTAAGCCTCAGTACTGTACAAGGGAAGCTTTTCCTCTCTCTAATTAGCTTTCCCAGTATACTTCTTGAAATAGAAAGTCCAAGTGTTCAGGACTTTTATACCTGTTATGCTTTGGCTTGGTTTCCATGATTCTTACTTTATTAGCCTAGTTTATCACCAATAATACTTGACGGAAGGCTCAGTAATTAGTT
This genomic window contains:
- the MCL1 gene encoding induced myeloid leukemia cell differentiation protein Mcl-1 isoform X1; the encoded protein is MFGLKRNAVIGLNLYCGGAGLGAGSGGATPPGGRLLATEKEASARREIGGGEAGAVIGGSAGASPPSTLTPDSRRVARPPPIGAEVPDVTATPARLLFFAPTRRAAPLEEMEAPAADAIMSPEEELDGYEPEPLGKRPAVLPLLELVGESGNNTSTDGSLPSTPPPAEEEEDELYRQSLEIISRYLREQATGAKDTKPMGRSGATSRKALETLRRVGDGVQRNHETAFQGMLRKLDIKNEDDVKSLSRVMIHVFSDGVTNWGRIVTLISFGAFVAKHLKTINQESCIEPLAESITDVLVRTKRDWLVKQRGWDGFVEFFHVEDLEGGIRNVLLAFAGVAGVGAGLAYLIR
- the MCL1 gene encoding induced myeloid leukemia cell differentiation protein Mcl-1 isoform X2 — encoded protein: MFGLKRNAVIGLNLYCGGAGLGAGSGGATPPGGRLLATEKEASARREIGGGEAGAVIGGSAGASPPSTLTPDSRRVARPPPIGAEVPDVTATPARLLFFAPTRRAAPLEEMEAPAADAIMSPEEELDGYEPEPLGKRPAVLPLLELVGESGNNTSTDGSLPSTPPPAEEEEDELYRQSLEIISRYLREQATGAKDTKPMGRSGATSRKALETLRRVGDGVQRNHETAFQGWVCGVLPCRGPRRWHQECAAGFCRCCWSRSWFGISNKIALL